From Staphylococcus delphini, one genomic window encodes:
- the fabD gene encoding ACP S-malonyltransferase — protein MSKTVLMFPGQGAQKVGMAQDLYQQDDAATKILEAAAEQMPFNLLETMFEDPNQVLGQTENTQPALLTNSMALYAAMGQPTADYTIGHSLGEYSSLVMSGVLKFEDAVQIVRKRGELMAQAFPKGVGGMAAVLGLSFDEVKAICDQISTEDAVVEPANMNAPGQIVVSGHKVAVDRLVSEGKSLGAKRVMPLDVSGPFHSSMMQVIEDEFKTFIDQFEWHDATTPVVQNVHARPETDAETIKQHMVEQLYSPVQFIDSVQWLIEQGVDHFIEVGPNKVLSGLVKKMSRDVKITSIQTLEDVKEWIGNE, from the coding sequence ATGAGTAAAACTGTGTTGATGTTCCCTGGACAAGGGGCACAAAAGGTAGGTATGGCACAAGATTTGTATCAACAAGATGATGCGGCGACGAAAATTTTAGAAGCAGCTGCAGAACAAATGCCATTCAATCTACTTGAGACGATGTTTGAAGACCCGAATCAAGTGTTAGGGCAAACTGAAAATACACAACCTGCACTGTTAACAAACAGCATGGCACTTTATGCTGCGATGGGTCAACCGACTGCGGACTACACGATTGGTCACAGTTTAGGCGAGTATTCAAGCCTTGTGATGAGCGGTGTTTTAAAGTTTGAAGATGCCGTACAAATCGTTCGTAAACGTGGGGAATTGATGGCACAAGCATTTCCTAAAGGCGTCGGCGGTATGGCTGCAGTGTTAGGCTTATCATTTGATGAAGTGAAAGCCATTTGTGATCAAATCTCAACAGAAGATGCTGTCGTCGAGCCTGCGAATATGAATGCGCCAGGGCAAATCGTTGTGTCAGGTCATAAAGTTGCTGTGGATCGTTTAGTGAGTGAAGGTAAATCACTTGGTGCGAAAAGAGTGATGCCACTAGACGTTTCAGGGCCGTTTCATTCGTCTATGATGCAAGTGATTGAAGATGAATTTAAAACGTTTATCGATCAATTTGAATGGCATGATGCGACAACACCAGTCGTACAAAATGTTCATGCAAGACCTGAAACAGACGCAGAAACGATTAAACAACATATGGTGGAACAATTGTATTCGCCGGTTCAATTTATCGATTCTGTTCAATGGTTAATCGAGCAAGGTGTGGATCATTTCATTGAAGTCGGTCCGAACAAAGTATTATCAGGTTTAGTTAAAAAAATGAGTAGAGATGTAAAAATAACTTCGATTCAAACGCTCGAAGATGTAAAGGAATGGATTGGAAATGAGTAA
- a CDS encoding restriction endonuclease — translation MIKEGESLSDYLKALPKDFIRKEKNLKEEELITLSELLNEIETTTDKSGKALEKFVSQLFKYLNLHYIYLNKRTSTNEIDLFLKTNDVSRTYYNNTLPILSEDFIVECKQYHQKVKVTWVNKFYSLLMFGNYKLGIIFSVEPLTGKNDWDSSKGVCSKVALKDNIYIINLHLEDMKNIVDGYNVIDIIDEKYTKLKDNIAIDLIPHPNQKYLNP, via the coding sequence ATGATTAAAGAAGGGGAAAGTCTAAGTGATTACTTGAAAGCGTTACCTAAAGATTTTATTCGTAAAGAGAAAAATTTAAAAGAAGAAGAGTTAATAACACTTAGTGAATTGCTAAATGAAATCGAAACTACAACTGATAAATCTGGAAAAGCATTAGAAAAATTTGTGTCACAACTTTTCAAGTATTTGAATTTACACTATATATATCTTAATAAAAGGACTAGTACCAATGAAATAGATTTATTTTTAAAAACTAATGATGTTTCAAGAACTTATTACAATAATACATTGCCAATATTATCAGAAGATTTTATTGTAGAATGTAAACAGTATCACCAAAAGGTTAAAGTAACTTGGGTTAATAAATTTTATTCTTTGTTAATGTTTGGGAACTATAAATTAGGTATTATTTTTAGTGTAGAACCACTTACAGGCAAAAATGACTGGGATAGTTCTAAAGGTGTATGTAGCAAAGTGGCTCTAAAAGATAATATTTATATTATAAACTTACATTTGGAAGACATGAAAAATATTGTAGATGGGTATAATGTTATCGATATTATTGATGAAAAATATACTAAGCTAAAAGACAATATAGCTATTGATTTAATACCACATCCTAACCAAAAATATTTAAATCCGTAG
- a CDS encoding acyl carrier protein, with protein sequence MENFDKVKDIIVDRLGVDADKVTEDASFKDDLGADSLDIAELVMELEDEFGTEIPDEEAEKINTVGDAVNYINTLEK encoded by the coding sequence GTGGAAAACTTCGATAAAGTTAAAGACATCATCGTTGACCGTTTAGGCGTAGACGCTGACAAAGTCACTGAAGATGCATCTTTCAAAGACGATCTAGGCGCTGATTCACTTGATATCGCAGAGTTAGTAATGGAATTAGAAGATGAATTCGGTACTGAAATTCCAGATGAAGAAGCCGAAAAAATCAACACAGTGGGAGACGCTGTGAATTACATTAATACACTTGAAAAATAA
- the smc gene encoding chromosome segregation protein SMC: MVYLKSIDAYGFKSFAEATQIQFDKGVTAIVGPNGSGKSNITDAIKWVLGEQSARSLRGSKMEDIIFSGAQHRNAQNFAEVQLKLDNSKGLLNFDATEVIVTRRLYRNGDSEFYVNNERRRLKDIHELFLDSGLGKEAFSIISQGRVDEVLNAKPTDRRQIIEESAGVLKYKKRKEASLEKLSHTEDNLTRVEDILYDLEGRVEPLKEEAAIAKEYLQLSDILKESDIRVTVHDIASYQTQIADHDTALNELKSQQADTHHKKSQISHTMQKAKGERFEVDQQLEKVNQHLIETTEQVEKLTGQYQLIEERQKNQSQSNARIEEEQASIAQHQQQLDHDVAETEKTLSQLKEKRQQLNQHIQTLEGQLYQSDETMEEDVETLKDAYYQLMTEQADINNDIRFLTKTIEEHKAKQSRIDSRLSEAYAQLKDAQQHMHDIEQRQQQKKRQMTKIENDCKQIEASLAKAKSEQTEAESQLYQAYRYNDKLKARIETMKMREDDLSSFYQGVKAVLKAKDQQLQGIHGAVAQQIDVPSKYTTAIETALGASMQHVIVSDEAAARQAIQFLKTKKLGRATFLPLNVIKAKTLDSRVVQTAKQMTGFVTVASEAVQVDTTYKAIIDNLLGRTLIVDGLKNANEMARAIQYQTRIVTLEGDVVNPGGSMTGGGTQQRQSLLGQKDELQQLQAQLETYLEKTKQLEQFCQNQKSQQDTLSEQYVTAQQDFNTYKQALHDLSLEHDRYREIEQRLKNEHEEFEFEKNDGYQSDKSEATLKDKQTRQAEIAEQLEQMEQQIKAMTEQRKVSQAQASQLQQQLHQYKSDLAVVVERIKTQQQQLKRLEKEQQQIDAQQQKLADQLALINSDEVNDRSTLEKIQTHITEYQDAKTRHLEQQQQLRQQRQDIEDLIESNEQALESIHQKLLEIENQYQNIKSAQSRLDVLIDQALKHLNEKYHMTFEHAKSSYPLADANIDALRQKVKLTQMSIDELGHVNLNAIEQYEEVSARYTFLSEQRNDLREAKATLEQIIQEMDAEVAERFSTTFHAIQDHFASVFKNLFGGGQAELILTEKDYLTAGVDIKVQPPGKKLQHLSLLSGGERALSAIALLFAILKVRSAPFVILDEVEAALDEANVIRYATYLKTLSKETQFIVITHRKGTMEMCDCLYGVTMQEMGVSRLVSVNLNTIDEVLKEEQA; the protein is encoded by the coding sequence ATGGTTTATTTAAAGTCAATTGATGCATACGGATTTAAATCATTTGCGGAAGCCACTCAAATTCAATTTGACAAAGGTGTCACAGCCATTGTTGGTCCAAATGGTAGTGGGAAGAGTAACATTACTGATGCGATTAAATGGGTACTCGGTGAACAATCCGCGCGTTCATTGCGTGGCAGTAAAATGGAAGACATTATCTTTTCTGGTGCACAACATCGCAATGCTCAAAACTTTGCGGAAGTGCAGTTGAAACTCGATAATAGCAAGGGCTTGTTGAATTTTGATGCGACAGAAGTGATTGTCACGAGACGTCTTTACCGGAATGGTGATAGTGAATTTTATGTCAATAATGAGCGCCGTCGTTTGAAAGACATACACGAGCTCTTTTTAGATTCAGGTCTCGGTAAAGAAGCGTTCAGCATTATTTCACAAGGCCGTGTCGATGAAGTGCTCAATGCGAAACCGACTGATCGCCGTCAAATTATTGAAGAGTCTGCAGGGGTATTGAAATATAAAAAAAGAAAAGAAGCGTCATTGGAAAAGCTGTCGCATACCGAAGACAATTTAACGCGTGTGGAAGACATTTTGTATGATTTAGAAGGTCGTGTGGAACCACTAAAAGAAGAAGCGGCGATTGCGAAAGAGTATTTGCAGTTGAGTGATATTTTAAAAGAAAGTGATATTCGTGTAACGGTGCATGACATCGCGTCGTATCAAACGCAAATTGCAGATCATGACACGGCATTGAATGAATTAAAAAGTCAGCAAGCCGATACGCATCATAAAAAGTCGCAAATCTCACATACGATGCAAAAGGCAAAAGGTGAACGTTTTGAAGTTGATCAGCAATTAGAAAAAGTCAACCAGCACCTGATTGAAACGACAGAACAAGTGGAGAAGTTGACGGGGCAATATCAATTGATTGAAGAACGTCAAAAAAACCAATCACAATCGAATGCGCGTATTGAAGAAGAACAAGCGTCTATAGCGCAACATCAGCAACAATTAGATCATGATGTGGCAGAAACCGAAAAAACGCTAAGTCAGTTAAAAGAAAAGCGCCAACAATTAAATCAGCACATTCAAACGCTTGAAGGACAATTGTATCAGTCAGACGAAACGATGGAAGAAGATGTTGAGACGTTAAAAGATGCGTATTATCAATTAATGACTGAACAAGCGGACATTAACAACGACATTCGATTTTTGACGAAAACGATTGAAGAACATAAAGCGAAACAATCTCGTATTGACTCTAGATTGAGTGAAGCTTATGCGCAGTTAAAAGACGCCCAACAACATATGCATGACATCGAGCAACGTCAACAACAAAAGAAGCGTCAAATGACGAAAATCGAAAATGATTGTAAACAAATTGAGGCATCATTAGCAAAAGCGAAATCTGAACAAACTGAGGCAGAATCACAACTGTATCAAGCGTACCGTTACAATGATAAGTTGAAGGCACGTATTGAAACGATGAAAATGCGTGAAGACGATTTGAGTAGCTTTTATCAAGGTGTTAAAGCAGTTTTAAAAGCGAAAGATCAACAATTACAAGGCATTCACGGTGCAGTAGCGCAACAAATCGATGTCCCTTCAAAATATACGACAGCGATAGAAACGGCTTTAGGTGCGAGTATGCAACATGTCATCGTATCTGATGAAGCCGCAGCCCGCCAAGCGATTCAATTTTTGAAAACGAAAAAGTTAGGCCGCGCCACATTTTTACCATTGAACGTCATTAAAGCGAAAACATTAGATTCACGCGTCGTCCAAACAGCAAAACAAATGACCGGATTCGTCACTGTCGCTAGTGAAGCGGTACAAGTTGATACGACATACAAAGCGATTATCGACAATTTATTAGGGCGTACATTGATTGTAGACGGCTTGAAAAATGCGAATGAAATGGCGCGTGCGATTCAATATCAAACGCGTATTGTCACTTTAGAAGGTGATGTCGTTAATCCAGGCGGTTCAATGACTGGGGGCGGTACACAACAACGTCAAAGTTTACTCGGACAAAAAGATGAATTGCAACAGCTACAAGCCCAGTTAGAGACGTATCTCGAGAAGACAAAACAATTGGAACAGTTTTGCCAAAATCAAAAATCACAACAAGATACGCTGAGTGAACAATATGTCACAGCACAACAAGATTTCAACACGTATAAACAAGCACTTCATGATTTGTCATTAGAGCATGATCGCTATCGTGAAATCGAACAACGCTTGAAAAATGAACATGAAGAGTTTGAGTTCGAAAAAAATGATGGGTATCAAAGTGATAAAAGTGAAGCGACATTAAAAGATAAACAAACGCGCCAAGCTGAAATTGCGGAACAGCTCGAACAGATGGAGCAACAAATTAAAGCAATGACTGAACAGCGCAAAGTGTCTCAAGCACAAGCGTCACAATTACAACAACAACTCCATCAATACAAATCTGATCTCGCGGTCGTCGTGGAACGTATTAAGACGCAGCAACAACAGCTCAAACGGTTGGAAAAAGAACAACAACAAATCGATGCGCAACAACAAAAACTCGCAGATCAATTGGCGCTCATTAATTCAGATGAAGTCAATGACCGTTCGACACTTGAAAAGATTCAAACACACATTACAGAATACCAAGACGCTAAAACACGTCATCTTGAACAACAGCAACAATTACGACAACAGCGTCAAGATATTGAAGATTTGATTGAATCGAATGAACAAGCGTTAGAGTCGATTCATCAAAAATTGTTAGAAATTGAAAACCAGTATCAAAATATCAAATCTGCACAATCAAGGTTAGATGTCCTTATCGATCAAGCGTTGAAACATTTAAATGAAAAATATCATATGACATTCGAACACGCGAAATCGTCTTATCCATTAGCCGATGCGAATATTGATGCGTTACGCCAAAAAGTGAAGCTCACACAAATGTCGATTGATGAATTAGGCCATGTGAATTTGAATGCGATTGAGCAATATGAAGAAGTGTCTGCACGTTATACATTCTTATCTGAGCAACGCAATGATTTAAGAGAAGCCAAAGCAACGTTAGAACAAATCATTCAAGAAATGGACGCAGAGGTGGCGGAACGTTTCAGTACGACATTCCATGCGATTCAAGACCATTTTGCGAGTGTCTTCAAAAACTTATTCGGTGGCGGTCAAGCGGAACTCATCTTGACGGAAAAAGATTACTTAACAGCTGGCGTTGATATTAAAGTCCAACCCCCAGGTAAAAAGTTACAACACTTGTCATTATTAAGTGGGGGTGAACGTGCGTTAAGTGCTATCGCTTTATTATTTGCGATATTGAAAGTAAGATCCGCGCCGTTTGTTATCTTGGATGAGGTCGAAGCAGCACTGGATGAGGCGAACGTCATTCGATATGCGACCTACTTGAAAACATTGTCGAAAGAGACGCAATTCATTGTCATTACCCATCGTAAAGGTACAATGGAAATGTGTGATTGTCTTTACGGCGTGACTATGCAAGAAATGGGCGTGTCGCGACTTGTGAGTGTAAATTTAAATACGATAGATGAAGTATTGAAGGAGGAACAAGCATAA
- the ffh gene encoding signal recognition particle protein produces MAFEGLSDRLQATMQKIKGKGKVTEADIKAMMREVRLALLEADVNFKVVKNFVNTVSERALGSDVMKSLTPGQQVIKIVQEELTTLMGGDNTSITMAKKPPTVVMMVGLQGAGKTTTAGKLALLMRKKYNKKPLLVAGDIYRPAAINQLQTVGKQIDIPVYSEGDQVPPQQIVQNALQHAKAEHLDFVIIDTAGRLHIDEALMNELQEVKEISKPDEIMLVVDAMTGQDAVNVAESFDQQLDVTGVTLTKLDGDTRGGAALSIRAVTEKPIKFVGMSEKLDGLELFHPERMASRILGMGDVLSLIEKAQQDVDEEKAKDLEKKMRTSSFTLEDFLEQLDQVKNLGPLDDIMKMIPGMNKMKGLDKLNMSDKQIDHIKAIIQSMTPEERENPDKLNVSRKRRIAAGSGRTLQEVNRLLKQFNDMKKMMKQFTGGGKGKKGKQAQLQNMLKGMNLPF; encoded by the coding sequence ATGGCTTTTGAAGGATTATCCGATCGACTGCAGGCAACGATGCAGAAAATAAAAGGTAAAGGTAAAGTGACTGAAGCTGATATCAAAGCAATGATGCGTGAAGTACGTCTTGCTTTACTCGAAGCGGACGTTAACTTTAAAGTCGTTAAAAACTTTGTCAACACAGTTTCAGAACGTGCATTAGGATCTGATGTGATGAAGTCATTAACACCAGGGCAACAAGTCATCAAAATCGTACAAGAAGAACTGACAACATTAATGGGTGGCGACAACACGTCGATTACGATGGCGAAAAAACCACCGACAGTTGTCATGATGGTCGGCTTACAAGGTGCTGGTAAAACGACAACAGCAGGGAAACTTGCACTGTTAATGCGCAAAAAGTACAACAAAAAGCCGTTACTCGTAGCTGGTGACATTTACCGTCCAGCAGCGATTAACCAATTACAAACAGTTGGTAAGCAAATCGACATCCCTGTATATAGCGAAGGCGATCAAGTGCCACCACAACAAATCGTCCAAAACGCGTTACAACATGCGAAAGCTGAACATTTAGACTTTGTCATTATCGATACAGCCGGGCGTCTACACATTGATGAAGCATTGATGAACGAATTACAAGAAGTCAAAGAAATTTCAAAGCCTGACGAAATCATGCTCGTTGTTGATGCCATGACAGGTCAAGATGCCGTCAATGTTGCAGAATCGTTTGACCAACAGCTCGACGTCACAGGTGTCACATTAACGAAATTAGATGGGGACACACGTGGGGGTGCAGCACTTTCTATCCGTGCCGTCACAGAAAAACCTATCAAATTCGTAGGTATGAGCGAAAAGCTAGATGGTTTAGAGTTGTTCCATCCAGAACGTATGGCATCACGTATTTTAGGTATGGGTGATGTATTAAGTCTGATCGAAAAAGCACAACAAGATGTCGATGAAGAAAAAGCAAAAGATTTAGAGAAAAAAATGCGTACCTCTTCATTTACATTAGAAGACTTTTTAGAACAACTCGATCAAGTGAAAAATCTTGGACCTCTGGATGACATTATGAAAATGATTCCAGGTATGAACAAGATGAAAGGGCTCGACAAACTCAATATGAGCGACAAACAAATCGATCATATTAAGGCGATTATTCAATCTATGACACCTGAAGAACGTGAAAATCCAGATAAATTGAATGTTTCAAGAAAACGTCGTATTGCGGCAGGTTCAGGGCGCACATTGCAAGAAGTGAACCGTTTATTGAAGCAGTTTAATGATATGAAGAAGATGATGAAGCAGTTTACAGGTGGCGGTAAAGGTAAAAAAGGCAAGCAAGCACAATTGCAAAATATGTTAAAAGGTATGAATTTGCCATTTTAA
- the fabG gene encoding 3-oxoacyl-[acyl-carrier-protein] reductase encodes MSKVALVTGASRGIGRSIALQLAEEGYNVVVNYAGNQEKAEAVVEEIKSKGVESVAMQANVANGDEVKAMIKEIVKTFGSLDVLVNNAGITRDNLLMRMKEHEWDDVIDTNLKGVFNCIQKATPQMLKQRAGRIINLTSVVGAVGNPGQINYVASKAGVIGMTKTAARELASRNITVNAVAPGFIVSDMTDALNDDLKETMKTQIPLGRFGQDTDIAHTVAFLASDKAAYITGQTIHVNGGMHME; translated from the coding sequence ATGAGTAAAGTTGCATTAGTTACAGGTGCTTCACGTGGGATTGGCCGTAGTATTGCATTACAACTTGCTGAAGAAGGATACAATGTTGTCGTTAACTACGCGGGTAACCAAGAAAAAGCAGAAGCTGTTGTTGAAGAAATTAAAAGTAAAGGTGTCGAAAGTGTTGCCATGCAAGCGAACGTTGCAAATGGTGATGAAGTGAAAGCGATGATCAAAGAAATCGTCAAAACTTTCGGTTCACTCGACGTGCTTGTGAACAACGCAGGTATTACAAGAGATAACTTGCTCATGAGAATGAAAGAACATGAGTGGGATGATGTCATTGATACAAACTTAAAAGGTGTCTTTAACTGTATCCAAAAAGCAACACCACAAATGTTGAAACAACGTGCTGGACGCATTATCAACTTAACAAGTGTGGTGGGTGCAGTGGGGAACCCAGGTCAAATTAACTATGTGGCATCTAAAGCAGGCGTGATTGGCATGACGAAAACTGCAGCGCGCGAATTGGCATCACGTAACATTACGGTCAACGCCGTGGCGCCAGGCTTTATCGTTTCAGACATGACTGATGCGTTAAACGATGACTTGAAAGAGACGATGAAAACACAAATTCCATTAGGTCGTTTCGGTCAAGATACAGACATCGCACATACAGTCGCATTTTTAGCTTCAGATAAAGCAGCGTATATTACTGGCCAAACGATTCATGTCAATGGCGGCATGCACATGGAATAA
- the plsX gene encoding phosphate acyltransferase PlsX, whose translation MVKLAVDMMGGDDAPHIVLEAVEKAVQDFDDLEIILFGDEKQCHLNHPRVEIRHTTEEISMEDEPVRAIKRKKDSSMVRMAEAVKNGEADGCVSAGNTGALMSAGLFIVGRLPGVARPALVVTLPTVSGKGVVFLDVGANADAKAEHLYQNAVLGHIYAQKLRGIAEPRVALLNIGTEDKKGNNLTKEAFHLMSETDQFKFTGNIEAKSIMEDEADVIVTDGFTGNIVLKNLEGTAKSFGKILKNDLLSSLKNKLAALVVKNDIKRIAKQLDYSEYGGSVLLGLDGIVVKAHGSSNAKAFYSAIRQAKIAGETKIVENMRAKVGDTDE comes from the coding sequence ATGGTAAAACTAGCTGTAGATATGATGGGTGGCGACGATGCCCCTCACATCGTGCTTGAAGCTGTTGAAAAAGCAGTTCAGGATTTCGATGATTTGGAGATTATTCTTTTCGGTGATGAAAAGCAATGTCATTTGAACCATCCAAGAGTTGAAATACGTCATACGACTGAAGAGATTTCAATGGAAGACGAGCCAGTGCGTGCCATTAAACGTAAAAAAGATAGCTCAATGGTCCGTATGGCGGAAGCAGTGAAAAATGGAGAAGCAGACGGATGTGTCTCAGCAGGTAACACAGGCGCACTCATGTCGGCAGGCCTCTTTATTGTAGGGCGTTTGCCAGGGGTGGCGCGACCAGCGTTAGTCGTTACTTTGCCAACAGTGAGCGGTAAAGGTGTCGTATTTTTAGATGTCGGTGCAAATGCCGATGCGAAAGCAGAACATTTGTATCAAAATGCAGTACTCGGTCATATTTATGCGCAAAAGTTAAGAGGCATTGCAGAACCGAGAGTAGCATTACTCAATATTGGGACAGAAGATAAAAAAGGAAATAACTTAACAAAAGAAGCCTTTCACTTAATGTCTGAAACGGACCAATTCAAATTTACCGGCAATATTGAGGCGAAATCGATTATGGAAGATGAAGCTGACGTAATTGTGACAGATGGTTTTACAGGTAATATCGTATTGAAAAACTTAGAAGGCACTGCCAAATCATTCGGTAAAATTTTGAAAAATGATTTGTTATCGAGCCTTAAAAATAAATTAGCAGCACTCGTCGTGAAAAATGACATTAAACGTATCGCGAAACAGTTGGATTATTCCGAATATGGCGGTTCAGTGTTGTTAGGATTGGACGGTATCGTGGTTAAAGCGCACGGCAGTTCAAATGCAAAAGCGTTTTATTCAGCAATTCGTCAAGCGAAAATTGCGGGTGAAACGAAAATTGTTGAAAATATGAGAGCAAAGGTAGGCGACACTGATGAGTAA
- a CDS encoding putative DNA-binding protein, which translates to MHHDDDLIKTVRMNYLFDFYQSLLTEKQRNYLRLFYLEDYALSEIAETFEVSRQAVYDNIRRTGDLVEDYEQKLGLYRRFTRRQEIFQQIRDHIHEPEHIQQYIQELEELE; encoded by the coding sequence ATGCACCATGACGATGATTTAATTAAAACCGTCCGAATGAATTATCTTTTTGACTTTTATCAGTCACTACTCACCGAAAAACAGCGCAACTATTTACGTCTGTTTTACTTAGAAGATTATGCGCTCAGTGAAATTGCAGAGACATTTGAAGTGAGTCGTCAAGCGGTGTATGATAACATAAGAAGAACTGGCGATTTAGTAGAAGATTACGAACAAAAATTAGGACTCTATCGCCGTTTTACCCGTAGACAAGAGATTTTTCAACAAATACGAGACCATATTCATGAACCAGAACACATTCAACAATATATCCAAGAACTTGAAGAACTAGAATAA
- the ftsY gene encoding signal recognition particle-docking protein FtsY, which translates to MSFFKRLKDKFAKPDKEQQLEQDLQQDAVKHQEPERTQHAAPSETVHQDNDLTSVEDEFDDGLMSIEEFEELESQKIGAKFREGLEKSRENFQNQLNNLLAHYRKVDEDFFEALEEMLIQADVGFNTVMELVDELRMEAKRRNITETEDLREAIVEKIVEIYQQDDDKSEEMNIEDGRLNVILMVGVNGVGKTTTIGKLAHRYQAQGKKVMLAAGDTFRAGAIEQLEVWGQRVGVDVIRQGEGSDPAAVMYDAINAAKNKGVDILICDTAGRLQNKQNLMNELEKVKRVISRSVPDAPHEVLLALDATTGQNALAQAKAFKEVTDVTGIVLTKLDGTAKGGIVLAIRNELHIPVKYVGLGEKLDDLQPFNAESYVYGLFADMIEQNVPEAEENQPENEG; encoded by the coding sequence ATGAGCTTTTTTAAACGATTAAAAGATAAATTTGCGAAACCTGATAAAGAACAACAACTCGAACAAGATTTACAACAAGATGCCGTTAAACACCAAGAACCTGAACGCACACAACATGCTGCTCCTAGTGAAACTGTCCATCAAGACAATGATTTGACATCAGTTGAAGACGAATTTGATGACGGCTTGATGTCGATTGAGGAATTTGAAGAGCTCGAATCACAAAAAATCGGTGCGAAATTCCGTGAAGGACTTGAAAAATCACGTGAAAACTTCCAAAATCAATTAAACAATTTATTAGCACATTATCGTAAAGTCGACGAAGATTTTTTTGAAGCATTAGAAGAAATGTTAATCCAAGCCGACGTCGGTTTCAACACAGTGATGGAACTCGTTGATGAATTACGCATGGAAGCGAAACGTCGCAACATTACAGAAACAGAAGATTTACGTGAAGCCATCGTCGAAAAAATTGTAGAAATTTATCAACAAGACGATGATAAATCAGAAGAGATGAATATTGAAGACGGCCGCTTAAATGTCATTTTGATGGTGGGCGTGAATGGTGTGGGTAAAACGACAACTATCGGTAAACTTGCACATCGCTATCAAGCACAAGGTAAAAAAGTAATGTTAGCTGCCGGGGATACATTCCGTGCAGGTGCCATTGAACAACTTGAAGTGTGGGGTCAACGTGTCGGTGTTGATGTCATTCGCCAAGGTGAAGGTTCTGACCCAGCTGCTGTGATGTACGATGCGATTAACGCTGCGAAGAATAAAGGTGTTGATATTTTAATTTGTGATACAGCAGGGCGTTTACAAAACAAGCAAAACTTAATGAACGAACTTGAAAAAGTGAAACGTGTCATTAGCCGTTCAGTACCTGATGCACCTCACGAAGTATTACTGGCACTCGATGCGACAACAGGACAAAATGCATTGGCACAAGCGAAAGCATTTAAAGAAGTGACAGACGTGACAGGTATCGTCTTAACGAAACTGGATGGAACAGCTAAAGGCGGTATCGTCCTCGCCATCCGAAATGAATTGCACATTCCAGTGAAATACGTCGGTTTAGGTGAAAAACTGGATGACTTACAACCGTTCAACGCAGAAAGTTATGTTTACGGCTTATTTGCAGATATGATTGAACAAAATGTACCAGAAGCAGAGGAAAATCAACCTGAAAATGAGGGATAG
- the rnc gene encoding ribonuclease III, with protein sequence MTKVRKETLVAKFQENFAKKMKALNLAYDNMSLYQQAFSHSSFINDFNMDRTEHNERLEFLGDAVLELTVSRYLFDAFPKLPEGDLTKMRANIVCEPSLVVFAQHIDLMPLILLGKGEEKTGGRTRPSLVADVFEAFVGALYLDQGLEAVWQFAEAVIFPHVKGRQLIGVVDFKTKFQEYVHQNYLGAIQYRIAKEEGPAHNKTFTSEILLNGEAVSQGEGRTKKESEQKAAEQAYLLMTHKE encoded by the coding sequence ATGACAAAAGTGCGTAAGGAAACGCTCGTTGCGAAGTTTCAAGAGAATTTTGCGAAAAAAATGAAAGCATTGAATTTGGCATATGACAATATGTCGCTTTATCAACAAGCTTTTTCACATTCTAGTTTTATTAATGACTTTAATATGGATCGTACTGAACATAATGAACGGTTAGAGTTTTTAGGAGATGCGGTACTTGAATTAACTGTCTCACGTTATTTATTTGATGCATTTCCGAAGTTGCCTGAAGGAGATTTGACGAAAATGCGTGCGAATATCGTTTGTGAACCCTCACTCGTTGTTTTCGCGCAACATATCGATTTAATGCCACTTATCTTGCTCGGTAAAGGAGAAGAAAAGACGGGTGGGAGAACACGTCCATCGTTAGTTGCGGATGTCTTTGAAGCATTTGTGGGTGCATTGTATTTAGATCAAGGGCTTGAAGCAGTGTGGCAATTTGCTGAAGCAGTCATTTTCCCACACGTTAAAGGACGCCAACTGATCGGTGTTGTGGATTTTAAAACAAAATTTCAAGAATATGTTCATCAAAATTATTTAGGTGCGATTCAGTATCGTATTGCGAAAGAAGAGGGACCTGCGCATAACAAAACGTTCACTTCCGAAATTTTATTAAATGGGGAAGCCGTCTCTCAAGGTGAAGGTCGCACGAAAAAAGAGTCTGAACAAAAAGCAGCCGAACAAGCATACTTATTGATGACACATAAGGAGTAG